CGGAACCACCCCGGAGAACGGACCGGTCACCGGGTTGCCTGCTGCCCCTCCGCCGGGCCGGTCAGAAACACCAGGCGGAACTTTCCGATCTGCACCTCGTCCCCGTTGGCCAGCACGGAGGTGTCCACGGGCTCACGGTTGACGTAGGTCCCGTTGAGGCTACCCACGTCGACGACGACGTACTCGGCCCCTTCCCTCCGGAACTCGGCGTGCCTGCGCGAAACGGTGACGTCGTCCAGGAAGATGTCACTGTCGGGGTGCCGTCCGGAACTGGTCGTCTCCCGGTCGAGAAGGAACCGCGATCCGGCATTGGGCCCACGCTTGACCACCAGGAGGGCGGATCCGGCCGGCAGCGCGTCGACGCCGGACGCGGAGGCTTCCGAAGGCGCGCTCTCGGTGCTCTCCTGCTCCGAGAGGAAGGGTTTGAAGACCGACGTGGTCTCCGATGACTGCTCCGGCGGTACGTCGCCGGGCCCGTCGTTGGTGCTCACCTGAGCTCTCCTCCTGCGCATGGGTCGTACCAGTGCCATCAAACGTACCGCGCCACGCAGAGT
The sequence above is a segment of the Actinopolyspora saharensis genome. Coding sequences within it:
- the garA gene encoding glycogen accumulation regulator GarA, with amino-acid sequence MSTNDGPGDVPPEQSSETTSVFKPFLSEQESTESAPSEASASGVDALPAGSALLVVKRGPNAGSRFLLDRETTSSGRHPDSDIFLDDVTVSRRHAEFRREGAEYVVVDVGSLNGTYVNREPVDTSVLANGDEVQIGKFRLVFLTGPAEGQQATR